One Tenuifilum sp. 4138str genomic region harbors:
- the rpsN gene encoding 30S ribosomal protein S14, with product MAKESMKAREVRRAKLVAKYAEKRAKLKEEGDYVGLQKLPRNSNPIRLRNRCMLTGRPRGYMRQFGISRITFREMASKGLIPGVKKASW from the coding sequence ATGGCAAAAGAGTCAATGAAAGCGCGTGAGGTTCGCCGTGCGAAACTCGTTGCAAAATACGCCGAGAAGAGAGCTAAGCTCAAAGAGGAAGGCGATTACGTTGGGCTTCAGAAGTTACCCCGTAACTCTAACCCCATCCGTTTGCGTAATCGTTGCATGTTAACCGGAAGGCCCAGAGGGTATATGCGCCAATTTGGCATCAGCCGTATCACCTTCCGCGAAATGGCCTCAAAAGGCTTAATTCCTGGTGTTAAGAAAGCTAGTTGGTAG
- the rpsH gene encoding 30S ribosomal protein S8 produces MTDPIADYLTRIRNAVMARHRVVEVPASNMKKDITKILFDKGYILNYKFEDDGKQGIIKIALKYHPETKACAIKHLERVSTPGLRRYSNAKDLPRVLNGLGIAIISTSQGLMTDKEARAKNIGGEVVCYVY; encoded by the coding sequence ATTACCGACCCAATTGCAGATTACCTAACCCGAATTCGTAACGCCGTGATGGCTCGTCACCGGGTTGTTGAGGTACCCGCTTCGAATATGAAGAAGGATATCACCAAGATTCTTTTCGATAAGGGGTACATACTAAACTATAAATTTGAGGATGATGGCAAGCAGGGCATTATTAAAATCGCTCTTAAGTATCATCCTGAGACTAAGGCATGTGCCATCAAGCACTTGGAACGCGTTAGTACTCCCGGCTTGCGTCGCTACAGCAACGCAAAAGATCTTCCCCGCGTGTTAAATGGCCTGGGTATTGCTATTATCAGCACATCGCAAGGGTTGATGACCGACAAGGAGGCTCGCGCCAAGAATATTGGTGGTGAAGTGGTTTGCTATGTTTACTAA
- the rplF gene encoding 50S ribosomal protein L6 codes for MSRIGKKPVNLPQGVSVSISADNVVSVKGPLGELKQKVDPDITVKVEGNEVVLSRPTDHKRHRSLHGLYRALINNMVIGVSKGFEVQQELVGVGYKAEVKGQILEMSLGFSHDIYFEMPKEIKVEAITEKKGNPKVILKSIDKQLLGQVAAKIRSLRKPEPYKGKGIRFVGEVVRKKAGKSASV; via the coding sequence ATGTCGAGAATAGGAAAAAAACCTGTAAACTTACCACAAGGAGTAAGCGTTAGCATTAGCGCCGATAATGTGGTAAGCGTGAAAGGCCCTCTCGGAGAACTAAAGCAAAAAGTTGATCCGGATATCACCGTAAAGGTAGAGGGAAATGAAGTTGTTCTCTCCAGACCAACTGATCATAAGCGTCACCGTTCGCTACATGGGCTATACCGTGCCCTTATCAACAACATGGTAATTGGTGTATCCAAGGGCTTTGAGGTACAGCAGGAACTTGTGGGTGTTGGTTACAAGGCCGAAGTTAAAGGTCAAATCCTTGAGATGAGCCTTGGTTTCTCCCACGACATCTACTTTGAGATGCCCAAAGAAATAAAGGTTGAAGCCATTACCGAGAAAAAGGGTAACCCCAAGGTCATTCTGAAGAGCATTGATAAGCAGCTCTTAGGTCAGGTTGCCGCTAAGATCCGCTCGCTTCGTAAGCCTGAGCCATATAAGGGTAAAGGTATTCGCTTTGTGGGTGAAGTTGTACGTAAGAAAGCTGGTAAGTCGGCTAGTGTATAA
- the rplR gene encoding 50S ribosomal protein L18: protein MALSKLERKLRIRRRIRKRVSGTAQKPRMSVFRSNTNIYVQFIDDINGVTLASASSMSKEIAEKKNITKTEQARLVGQLAAKNAMAKGIESVVFDRGGNLYHGRVKALADAAREGGLKF, encoded by the coding sequence ATGGCTTTAAGTAAATTGGAAAGAAAGTTGCGCATTCGCAGACGAATCCGCAAAAGAGTTTCGGGAACAGCTCAAAAACCTCGTATGTCGGTTTTCAGGAGCAACACCAACATATACGTTCAGTTTATTGACGATATCAATGGTGTAACACTAGCATCGGCCTCTTCGATGTCAAAAGAGATTGCAGAGAAAAAAAATATTACTAAAACCGAACAAGCCCGACTTGTTGGACAGCTTGCCGCTAAAAACGCCATGGCTAAGGGTATTGAGAGTGTGGTGTTTGACCGTGGTGGTAACCTATACCATGGCCGCGTTAAGGCTTTAGCTGATGCCGCAAGAGAAGGTGGACTTAAATTCTAA
- the rpsE gene encoding 30S ribosomal protein S5, which produces MSQNTNIRRVKASDLELKDRLVSIQRVTKVTKGGRTFSFSAIVVVGNENGVVGYGLGKASEVTAAIAKGIEDAKKNLVKVPILKGTIPHEQEAKFGGAKVLIKPASHGTGVKAGGAMRAVLESVGVTDVLAKSKGSSNPHNLVKATVMALLELRDAHTVAQQRGVDLKKVFNG; this is translated from the coding sequence ATGTCACAGAATACCAACATACGAAGAGTAAAAGCCAGCGACCTTGAGCTCAAGGACAGGCTGGTTAGCATTCAGCGCGTAACCAAGGTAACCAAGGGTGGTAGAACTTTCAGCTTCTCAGCCATTGTTGTAGTAGGTAATGAGAATGGCGTAGTAGGGTATGGCTTAGGTAAAGCTAGCGAAGTAACCGCTGCCATAGCCAAGGGTATTGAGGATGCTAAAAAGAATCTGGTTAAGGTACCCATACTAAAGGGTACTATCCCCCACGAACAGGAAGCCAAGTTTGGTGGTGCCAAGGTGCTGATTAAACCTGCTTCGCACGGTACCGGTGTTAAGGCTGGTGGTGCTATGCGCGCCGTGCTTGAGAGCGTGGGTGTAACCGACGTACTTGCAAAATCAAAAGGCTCATCAAACCCTCACAACCTGGTTAAGGCTACCGTTATGGCATTGCTTGAACTGCGCGATGCTCACACCGTGGCCCAGCAGCGTGGGGTTGACCTTAAAAAAGTATTCAACGGATAA
- the rpmD gene encoding 50S ribosomal protein L30, whose product MAKIKVTQIRSVIGRPEGQRLTLRSLGIRRMHHTVEVEATPQVMGMIAKVRHLVRIEEQ is encoded by the coding sequence ATGGCAAAGATTAAAGTAACACAGATACGTAGCGTTATTGGCCGCCCCGAAGGGCAACGCTTAACACTTCGTTCGCTGGGAATCCGCCGTATGCATCATACCGTTGAGGTAGAGGCTACCCCACAGGTTATGGGTATGATTGCTAAGGTGCGTCACCTTGTGCGAATTGAAGAGCAATAG
- the rplO gene encoding 50S ribosomal protein L15, which translates to MKLDKLKPAEGSTHNRKRIARGEGSGHGGTATRGHKGAKSRSGYSRKFGFEGGQMPIQRRLPKFGFKNPFRVEYKPINLEVLQALAEKHGYTTIDIDTLINAGLVSRNDMVKILAKGTLSAKLEVKAHAFSKKAIEAIEAANGTAVKL; encoded by the coding sequence ATGAAACTAGATAAACTAAAACCCGCTGAAGGTTCTACCCACAACAGGAAACGTATTGCCCGTGGTGAGGGGTCAGGACATGGAGGCACTGCCACTCGTGGTCACAAGGGTGCCAAGTCACGCTCAGGTTACTCCCGCAAGTTTGGCTTTGAGGGTGGCCAGATGCCTATACAGCGTCGTCTACCAAAGTTTGGCTTTAAAAACCCATTCCGCGTTGAGTACAAGCCCATTAACCTTGAAGTGTTGCAAGCCCTTGCCGAAAAGCACGGCTATACCACTATCGATATTGATACCCTTATCAATGCCGGTTTAGTGTCGCGCAACGATATGGTTAAAATTCTTGCCAAGGGTACTCTCAGCGCTAAGCTTGAGGTTAAAGCCCACGCTTTCTCAAAGAAAGCAATTGAAGCAATTGAAGCAGCTAACGGAACCGCAGTAAAACTATAG
- the secY gene encoding preprotein translocase subunit SecY gives MKAFFETLKNIYKIEDLRKRILYTLGILLIYRLGSFIVLPGLDPSQLGALQEQTKEGIMGLLDMFSGGAFANASIFALGIMPYISASIVVQLLGIAVPYFQRLQKEGESGRNKLNQITRVLTVGILLFQGPAYITNLYVQLPQGAFLLSEFWFTITATVTMIGGTMFIMWLGEKITDKGIGNGISLIIMIGIIARLPFAFVAELFSKAEELGGGLVLLLLELVILFAVFMFSILLIQGTRKIPVQYAKRIVGNKQYGGVRQYIPLKVNAAGVMPIIFAQALMFIPMLFARFDATAGIAAAFSYTGFLYNFTFGLLIIVFTYFYTAIIINPNQMAEDMKKNGGFIPGVKPGKKTVEYLDSIMSKITLPGSIFLAIIAILPAFAIKLGVNNQFAQFFGGTSLLILVGVVLDTLQQIESHLLMRHYDGLMKSGRLKGRSGM, from the coding sequence ATGAAAGCCTTTTTCGAAACCCTCAAGAATATATACAAGATAGAGGATCTGCGCAAGCGGATTCTCTATACTCTTGGTATTCTGCTGATTTATCGACTTGGTAGCTTTATAGTATTACCGGGTCTTGACCCATCGCAGCTTGGCGCTCTGCAAGAGCAAACCAAGGAAGGTATCATGGGCCTCCTCGACATGTTTTCGGGTGGTGCCTTTGCTAATGCTTCCATTTTTGCGTTGGGTATTATGCCCTACATCTCAGCATCTATCGTGGTTCAGCTTTTAGGAATTGCTGTACCCTACTTCCAGAGGTTACAGAAAGAAGGCGAGAGTGGTAGAAATAAGCTTAACCAGATTACCCGAGTACTTACAGTAGGTATCCTGCTATTCCAGGGTCCAGCTTACATAACCAACCTTTACGTTCAGCTTCCACAGGGAGCGTTCCTGTTAAGTGAGTTCTGGTTCACCATTACAGCCACTGTCACCATGATTGGTGGAACTATGTTCATCATGTGGCTGGGTGAGAAGATCACCGATAAGGGTATTGGTAACGGTATATCGCTAATCATCATGATTGGTATTATTGCCCGCTTACCCTTTGCCTTTGTTGCAGAACTATTCTCAAAGGCCGAAGAACTTGGTGGTGGATTGGTTCTGCTCCTATTAGAGCTCGTTATACTATTTGCAGTATTCATGTTCTCAATCCTGCTTATTCAGGGTACACGTAAAATACCTGTGCAGTATGCCAAACGAATTGTAGGAAATAAACAGTATGGTGGTGTTCGCCAGTACATACCCCTTAAGGTAAACGCTGCCGGTGTAATGCCAATCATTTTTGCTCAGGCTCTGATGTTTATCCCCATGCTGTTTGCCCGCTTTGATGCTACTGCTGGCATTGCTGCCGCTTTTAGCTACACCGGATTCCTATACAACTTCACCTTTGGATTGCTGATCATAGTATTCACCTATTTCTATACCGCTATTATTATCAATCCCAACCAGATGGCTGAGGATATGAAGAAGAACGGAGGTTTTATTCCCGGAGTAAAACCCGGAAAGAAAACCGTTGAGTATCTCGACTCCATCATGTCGAAAATCACTCTACCCGGTTCAATCTTCTTAGCTATTATAGCTATTCTTCCTGCATTTGCCATTAAGCTGGGAGTTAACAACCAGTTTGCCCAGTTCTTTGGCGGAACCTCGTTGTTAATCTTAGTAGGTGTAGTTCTTGATACACTACAGCAGATTGAGAGTCACCTGCTGATGCGTCATTACGATGGATTAATGAAATCGGGAAGGCTGAAGGGCCGTTCCGGTATGTAA
- the map gene encoding type I methionyl aminopeptidase, translating into MFLAKTDEEVELLRLNNDLVSRTLAEVAKHIKPGVTTQKLDSIAEEFIRAHGAVPGFLGYNGYPATLCISVNDAVVHGIPSSYELREGDIVSVDCGTFLHGFYGDSAFTFSVGEVKPEVQRLLKVTRECLELGIEAAVAGGRVGDISYAVQSHAESNGYSVVRELVGHGIGRHMHEKPEVPNYGARGRGPKLVDGMAICIEPMINLGSKHVYQDLDGWTIRTRDGKPSAHFELAVVVRKDKAERLSTFKYIDEVLRLS; encoded by the coding sequence ATGTTTTTAGCTAAAACCGACGAGGAAGTTGAGCTGCTAAGGCTAAACAACGATCTGGTATCGCGCACATTAGCCGAGGTGGCAAAACATATTAAGCCAGGGGTAACCACCCAAAAGCTCGACTCAATAGCCGAGGAGTTCATCAGGGCTCATGGGGCTGTTCCGGGTTTTTTGGGGTATAATGGCTACCCAGCAACGCTTTGCATTTCGGTCAACGATGCAGTGGTGCATGGCATTCCATCGTCGTATGAGCTCCGCGAGGGCGACATAGTATCGGTCGATTGCGGGACCTTCTTGCACGGGTTTTATGGCGATTCCGCCTTCACCTTTTCGGTGGGCGAGGTTAAGCCCGAAGTGCAGCGGCTGTTAAAGGTTACCCGCGAATGCCTTGAGCTAGGCATTGAGGCTGCAGTAGCCGGTGGCAGGGTTGGCGATATATCCTACGCCGTGCAATCGCATGCCGAATCGAACGGTTACTCTGTAGTCCGCGAATTGGTGGGACATGGCATAGGCCGCCATATGCATGAAAAACCCGAAGTCCCTAACTACGGAGCACGAGGCCGTGGGCCTAAGCTTGTCGATGGAATGGCAATCTGCATTGAGCCAATGATTAACCTTGGCTCAAAGCACGTTTACCAGGATCTGGATGGATGGACCATCCGTACCCGCGACGGTAAACCCTCGGCGCACTTTGAGTTGGCCGTTGTTGTTCGAAAGGATAAAGCCGAAAGGCTTTCAACTTTCAAGTATATTGATGAAGTTTTACGTTTAAGTTAA
- the infA gene encoding translation initiation factor IF-1 codes for MSKQTAIEKDGTIIEALSNAMFRVELDNGHVITAHISGKMRMHYIKILPGDKVRVEMSPYDLTKGRITFRYK; via the coding sequence ATGTCCAAGCAAACTGCAATTGAGAAAGACGGAACTATTATTGAGGCCCTATCGAACGCCATGTTCAGGGTAGAGCTCGATAACGGACATGTTATTACCGCCCACATCTCCGGTAAAATGCGTATGCATTACATCAAAATTTTACCCGGCGATAAGGTGAGGGTTGAAATGTCGCCTTACGATTTAACTAAAGGACGTATTACTTTTAGGTACAAGTAA
- the ykgO gene encoding type B 50S ribosomal protein L36 produces MKVRASVKKRSDECKIVRRKGRLYVINKKNPKFKQRQG; encoded by the coding sequence ATGAAAGTAAGAGCATCAGTAAAGAAGCGCAGCGACGAGTGCAAGATAGTTCGTCGTAAGGGACGCTTGTATGTGATTAACAAAAAAAATCCTAAGTTCAAGCAACGTCAAGGATAA
- the rpsM gene encoding 30S ribosomal protein S13 produces MARIVGVDLPKNKRGEVALTYIYGIGRSSARKILDKAGISYDTKVADWTDDNVTAIRNILNEGYKVEGELRSMVQLSIKRLMDIGCYRGIRHRLGLPVRGQSTKNNARTRKGKRKTVANKKKATK; encoded by the coding sequence ATGGCACGTATAGTAGGTGTAGATTTGCCGAAAAACAAGAGAGGCGAGGTAGCCCTTACCTATATTTATGGTATTGGCCGCAGCAGCGCCCGTAAGATTCTGGACAAAGCCGGAATAAGCTACGATACCAAAGTAGCCGATTGGACCGATGATAATGTAACAGCCATCCGTAACATCCTGAACGAAGGGTACAAGGTTGAAGGTGAACTGCGTTCCATGGTTCAGCTCAGCATTAAGCGCTTGATGGATATTGGTTGCTACAGAGGTATTCGTCATCGTCTTGGTTTACCTGTGAGAGGTCAATCAACCAAGAATAACGCTCGTACACGTAAAGGAAAGAGAAAAACTGTTGCCAACAAGAAGAAGGCTACTAAATAG
- the rpsK gene encoding 30S ribosomal protein S11 has product MAKKTATKKKVVKVDPVGQAHIHSSFNNIIVTMTNSTGQVISWSSAGKMGFKGSKKNTPYAGQTAAADCAKVAYDMGLRKVKVFVKGPGAGRESAIRTINSTGIEVTEIVDVTPLPHNGCRPPKRRRV; this is encoded by the coding sequence ATGGCAAAGAAAACAGCAACTAAGAAAAAAGTAGTTAAGGTTGATCCGGTAGGACAAGCCCATATTCATTCATCGTTTAACAATATCATTGTTACAATGACCAACAGCACCGGTCAGGTTATTTCCTGGTCGTCGGCTGGTAAGATGGGTTTCAAGGGTTCAAAGAAGAATACTCCGTATGCAGGTCAAACTGCAGCAGCCGATTGTGCTAAAGTAGCCTACGATATGGGCTTAAGGAAGGTAAAAGTGTTTGTAAAAGGACCCGGCGCCGGCCGTGAATCGGCTATCCGTACCATCAACTCTACCGGTATTGAGGTAACTGAGATTGTTGATGTTACTCCACTACCACACAATGGCTGCCGCCCTCCTAAACGTCGTAGGGTATAA
- the rpsD gene encoding 30S ribosomal protein S4 yields the protein MARYTGPTTKIARKFGEPIYGPDKYFEKKNYPPGVHGLMKKRKKVSEYGTQLLEKQKAKYTYGLLERQFANLFKQAARSKGITGEILLQLLESRLDNVVYRLGIAPSRAAARQFVLHKHIVVNGKVVNVPSFRLRPGDVVGVRERSKTLEAITDSLQSNRHIKYSWLEWNNDKMEGKFMNVPERSEIPENIKEQLIVELYSK from the coding sequence ATGGCAAGATATACTGGACCAACAACCAAGATTGCCCGTAAATTCGGAGAGCCCATCTATGGGCCGGATAAGTACTTCGAGAAGAAGAACTATCCTCCCGGGGTTCACGGCTTAATGAAGAAGCGCAAAAAGGTTTCGGAGTACGGAACCCAGCTGCTCGAGAAACAAAAAGCTAAGTACACCTATGGCCTACTTGAGCGTCAGTTTGCTAACCTATTTAAGCAAGCTGCTCGTAGCAAGGGTATCACCGGTGAAATTCTGCTTCAGCTGCTCGAGTCGCGTCTCGATAACGTTGTATACCGTTTGGGCATTGCTCCTTCACGTGCAGCTGCCCGTCAGTTTGTGTTACATAAGCACATAGTTGTAAACGGTAAGGTTGTAAACGTACCCTCATTCAGGTTACGTCCCGGTGATGTTGTTGGCGTTCGTGAACGCTCAAAAACACTCGAAGCTATTACCGATTCCCTTCAGTCCAACCGTCACATCAAGTACTCATGGCTGGAGTGGAATAACGATAAAATGGAAGGCAAATTCATGAACGTACCTGAGCGTTCGGAAATACCTGAGAATATCAAGGAGCAATTAATTGTTGAACTTTACTCTAAGTAA
- a CDS encoding DNA-directed RNA polymerase subunit alpha, protein MAILAFQKPDKVIMLESTDNFGKFEFRPLEPGYGITVGNALRRILLSSLEGYAITWIKIRGVDHEFSTIPGVMEDVTEIVLNLKQVRFKRIVDGVDNEKVTITITGQNEFKAGYLSNFLSGFKVLNPELVICRMEPDVKIEIEVNISKGRGYVPAEENKPEDAEFGIIPIDSIHTPIRNVKYSIENYRVEQKTDYEKLIIEISTDGSIHPKDALKEAAKILIYHFMLFSDEKITLETEDKFETEEFDEEILHMRQLLKQKLVDLDLSVRALNCLKAADVETLGELVRYNKNDLLKFRNFGKKSLTELEDLLDSLNLSFGMDVSKYKLDKD, encoded by the coding sequence ATGGCAATACTGGCATTCCAAAAACCCGATAAGGTTATCATGCTTGAATCTACCGATAACTTCGGTAAGTTCGAGTTTCGTCCTCTTGAGCCAGGCTATGGTATCACGGTGGGAAATGCGTTAAGGCGTATTCTGCTATCTTCGCTCGAAGGTTATGCCATTACCTGGATTAAAATACGTGGCGTTGACCACGAGTTTTCAACTATACCCGGTGTAATGGAAGACGTAACCGAGATAGTTCTCAACCTGAAGCAGGTTCGCTTTAAACGAATAGTTGACGGTGTTGACAACGAGAAGGTTACCATAACAATTACGGGGCAGAACGAGTTTAAGGCTGGCTACCTGTCCAACTTCCTTTCAGGATTCAAGGTGCTTAACCCTGAACTGGTTATCTGTCGCATGGAGCCTGATGTTAAGATTGAGATTGAGGTTAACATCAGCAAGGGTAGGGGATATGTTCCCGCTGAGGAAAACAAGCCTGAAGATGCTGAGTTTGGCATCATACCCATTGACTCCATTCACACTCCTATCCGTAATGTTAAGTACTCGATTGAAAACTACCGCGTAGAGCAGAAAACCGACTACGAAAAGCTTATCATCGAGATCAGTACCGATGGCTCTATTCATCCGAAGGATGCGCTGAAGGAGGCTGCTAAGATTCTGATTTACCACTTCATGCTGTTCTCCGATGAAAAGATTACCCTGGAGACCGAGGATAAGTTTGAAACTGAAGAATTCGATGAGGAAATCCTCCACATGCGCCAGCTGCTGAAGCAAAAGCTGGTTGACCTTGACCTGTCAGTTCGCGCATTGAACTGCCTCAAGGCTGCCGATGTGGAAACCCTTGGCGAGCTGGTTCGTTACAACAAGAACGACCTACTCAAGTTCCGTAACTTCGGTAAAAAATCGCTCACCGAACTTGAGGACTTGCTCGATAGCCTGAACCTCTCGTTTGGCATGGATGTATCAAAGTATAAATTGGATAAGGATTAA
- the rplQ gene encoding 50S ribosomal protein L17, which produces MRHNKKFNHLGRKSAHRKAMLSNMASSLILHKRITTTVAKAKALRSYVEPLITRSKDDSTHQRRVVFSHLQNKQAVTELFREVAQKIGDRPGGYTRILKTGTRIGDAADMCIIELVDYNTTYVKETAKPAAKKTRRAGSKAKKAETGSANVVAEEPKSENQDSENATSTDEKAE; this is translated from the coding sequence ATGAGACATAACAAAAAATTTAACCATTTAGGCCGTAAGAGCGCTCACCGTAAGGCAATGCTATCGAATATGGCATCGTCGTTGATACTGCACAAGCGTATCACCACTACTGTAGCAAAAGCTAAAGCTTTACGCTCTTATGTTGAGCCACTGATTACCCGGAGCAAGGACGATTCTACACATCAGCGCCGTGTAGTTTTCAGTCATCTTCAAAACAAGCAGGCAGTAACTGAACTTTTCCGTGAGGTGGCTCAGAAAATTGGCGATCGCCCCGGCGGTTATACCCGTATTCTTAAAACCGGTACCCGTATTGGGGACGCTGCCGATATGTGTATTATAGAGTTGGTTGATTATAACACAACTTACGTTAAGGAAACAGCTAAGCCCGCAGCCAAGAAAACCCGTAGGGCTGGCTCAAAAGCTAAAAAGGCTGAAACCGGTAGCGCTAACGTAGTTGCTGAAGAACCAAAATCGGAAAATCAGGATAGCGAAAATGCTACTTCAACTGACGAAAAGGCTGAGTAA
- the eno gene encoding phosphopyruvate hydratase, whose product MGQIVSVHAREILDSRGNPTVEVDVITESGYFGRAAVPSGASTGVHEAVELRDGDKGRYLGKGVLKAVNNVNTIIADEIVGMNVLDQQLIDETMIKLDGTPNKGNLGANAILGVSLAVAHAAAQLTNQPLYRYVGGVNARTLPIPMMNILNGGSHADNSIDFQEFMIMPVGANSFAEAIRMGAEVFHNLKSVLKKLGYSTNVGDEGGFAPNLKSNEEAITVILQAIENAGYRPGEDIYIALDPASSEYYLPEEKVYHLHKSTGEKLTPAQMVDYWKNWVDKYPIISIEDGMAEDDWDGWKLMTQALGNRIQLVGDDLFVTNVDRLQKGINMGVTNSILIKVNQIGTLTETINAVRLADVHSMTSIMSHRSGETEDTTIAHLAVALNTGLIKTGSASRSDRIAKYNQLIRIEEMLGDAAIYPGKNFKYIKK is encoded by the coding sequence ATGGGACAAATTGTAAGCGTTCATGCCCGTGAGATTCTCGATTCCAGGGGCAATCCAACCGTTGAGGTGGATGTGATTACTGAGAGTGGATACTTTGGCCGTGCTGCTGTTCCAAGTGGTGCTTCAACCGGAGTTCATGAGGCCGTTGAGCTTCGCGATGGCGACAAGGGTCGTTACCTTGGCAAGGGCGTGCTTAAGGCGGTTAACAATGTGAACACAATTATAGCCGATGAGATTGTTGGTATGAATGTTCTTGACCAGCAGCTTATCGACGAAACCATGATTAAGCTCGATGGCACTCCCAATAAGGGTAACCTTGGTGCCAATGCAATTCTTGGTGTTTCACTAGCTGTTGCCCATGCCGCAGCTCAGCTTACCAATCAACCCCTTTACCGTTACGTGGGTGGCGTTAATGCTCGTACCCTTCCTATTCCCATGATGAACATCCTAAACGGAGGTTCGCACGCCGATAATAGTATCGACTTCCAGGAGTTTATGATTATGCCCGTTGGTGCCAACTCCTTTGCTGAGGCTATCCGTATGGGCGCTGAGGTTTTCCACAACCTAAAATCAGTTCTCAAAAAGCTTGGATACTCAACCAACGTTGGCGATGAAGGAGGTTTTGCTCCTAACCTGAAATCGAACGAAGAGGCTATCACCGTTATCCTTCAGGCCATTGAAAATGCCGGATACCGCCCAGGCGAGGATATTTACATCGCTCTCGACCCCGCTTCGTCCGAGTACTACCTGCCCGAGGAAAAGGTTTACCACCTGCATAAATCAACTGGCGAGAAGCTAACCCCTGCTCAAATGGTTGATTACTGGAAGAACTGGGTTGACAAGTACCCAATCATTTCCATTGAGGATGGTATGGCCGAGGACGACTGGGATGGCTGGAAGCTAATGACCCAAGCTCTTGGTAACCGCATACAGCTGGTTGGCGACGACCTATTTGTAACCAACGTAGATCGTTTGCAAAAGGGTATCAATATGGGAGTTACCAACAGTATCCTAATCAAGGTTAACCAGATTGGTACATTGACAGAGACAATCAATGCCGTTCGTTTAGCCGACGTTCACTCCATGACCTCAATCATGAGCCACCGCTCAGGCGAAACCGAGGATACTACCATTGCCCACCTGGCTGTGGCCTTAAACACTGGTCTTATCAAAACCGGGTCTGCTTCCCGTTCCGATAGGATTGCTAAGTATAACCAGCTTATACGTATTGAGGAAATGCTTGGCGATGCAGCTATTTACCCAGGTAAGAACTTCAAGTACATCAAAAAATAG